A part of Gossypium hirsutum isolate 1008001.06 chromosome A07, Gossypium_hirsutum_v2.1, whole genome shotgun sequence genomic DNA contains:
- the LOC107957214 gene encoding 1-aminocyclopropane-1-carboxylate oxidase 3 has product MAKFPVINLEKLNGERAATMDLIKDACENWGFFEVLNHGIPYDFMDTVESLTKEHYKKCMEQRFKELVASKALEGLQAEVTDMDWESTFYLRHLPESNMAEIPDLTDEYRKVMKEFALKLEKLAEKLLDLFCENLGLEKGYLKKAFYGAKGPTFGTKVSNYPPCPTPDKIKGLRAHTDAGGIILLFQDPQVGGLQLLKDGEWVDVPPLRHSIVVNLGDQLEVITNGKYKSVEHRVIAQTDGARMSIASFYNPGSDAVIYPAPALVEKEEEEKKGLYPKFVFEDYMKLYAVLKFQAKEPRFEAMKAREATAPTATA; this is encoded by the exons ATGGCAAAATTCCCAGTGATCAACTTGGAGAAACTGAATGGTGAGAGAGCAGCAACCATGGATCTAATCAAAGATGCCTGCGAGAATTGGGGCTTCTTTGAG GTATTGAACCATGGGATTCCCTATGATTTTATGGACACAGTGGAAAGCTTGACGAAGGAGCATTACAAGAAATGCATGGAGCAAAGGTTTAAGGAACTGGTGGCAAGCAAGGCCCTTGAGGGTCTCCAGGCTGAGGTTACTGATATGGACTGGGAAAGTACTTTCTATTTGCGCCATCTCCCTGAATCAAACATGGCTGAAATCCCAGATCTAACCGATGAATACAGGAAGGTGATGAAAGAATTTGCATTGAAATTGGAGAAACTAGCAGAGAAGCTGCTGGACTTGTTCTGTGAGAACCTTGGTCTAGAAAAAGGATATCTGAAAAAGGCTTTCTATGGGGCAAAAGGTCCCACCTTTGGCACCAAAGTTAGCAACTACCCACCATGTCCCACCCCAGACAAAATCAAGGGACTCAGAGCCCACACGGACGCCGGTGGCATCATATTGCTGTTCCAAGACCCCCAAGTGGGCGGCCTTCAGCTTCTTAAAGACGGGGAATGGGTGGATGTTCCCCCCTTGCGCCACTCCATCGTGGTCAACCTGGGAGACCAGCTGGAGGTGATCACCAACGGCAAATACAAAAGCGTGGAGCACAGGGTGATTGCCCAAACCGACGGTGCTCGCATGTCGATAGCTTCGTTCTACAACCCCGGCAGCGACGCCGTTATCTACCCGGCGCCAGCACTGGtggagaaagaagaagaagagaagaaaggaTTGTACCCAAAATTTGTGTTCGAAGATTACATGAAGCTTTACGCTGTGCTTAAATTTCAGGCCAAGGAGCCGAGGTTTGAAGCCATGAAAGCCAGGGAAGCAACTGCTCCCACTGCAACAGCTTAA